The sequence GCCGTTCGCCGCCTGCTGCACGTCCTCCCGGGTGATCGAGCCGAGCGGCCCCGACCCGGTCAGCGTGCCGAGGTCGACCCCGAGATCCTTGGCGAGCTTGCGCACCGGAGGCTTGGCCAGCACCAGCCCGCCGCTCGCCCCGCCGCGTCGATCATGGACTTGTGGTGCCGGAATCATGGCGGTTGGGACTGGTTCGTCACCCACCACAACTCCATGATCGACCCCAGCGGGGGTAACGGGAGCTGACACGGCCTGCGCGGGGACTGCGCCCTTGCGGGGGCGGCGCTTCGCGGCGGTCGTCCGCGGGCCGTAGCCGACCAGCACCGCGGTGCGCCCACCCGGGGCCGCACCGCCGATCAGGCCGGGCTCGATCATCCCCTCGGCCGGTGCCACCTCCACCGCCGCCAGCGAGGCCGCCGACGGGGTGGGCAGGTCACCGCTGGGCGTGGCAGTGGTCGACGGCGCCTCCAACGGGCCGGCACCCGGGTCGGTGTCGATCGCGATGATCGGCGTACCGACCTCGACAGTGGTGCCCTCCGGGTGGTGGATCGCCTGCACCTGCCCGGCCCACTTCGCCGGGATCTCCACTGCCGCCTTGGCCGTCTCCACCTCGACGATCGGCTGGTTCAGCTCGATGGTGTCGCCGACCTTGACCAGCCAGGCCAGGATCTCGCCCTCGGTCAGCCCTTCGCCCAGGTCGGGCAGGTTGAACGTCTTGATCCGGGACATGTCGCTCACCAGCCGAAGGTGCGGTCGACGGCGTCGAGCACCCGGTCGAGGTCGGGCAGGTACTCCTCCTCCACCCGGGAGGCCGGGTAGGGGGTGTCGAAGCCGGTCACCCGCAGCACGGGCGACTCCAGGGAGTAGAAGCACTCCTCGGTGATCCGGGCGGCCAACTCGGCGCCGAGGCCGATGTTGGACGGCGCCTCGTGCACGACGACCACGCGGCCGGTGCGCTTCACCGACTCGTACGCCGCGGTCAGGTCCAGCGGCGAGAGCGAGCGCAGGTCGATGACCTCCAGCTCCCGGCCGTCCTCGGCGGCGGCGGTCGCCGCCTCGAGGCAGGTCCGCACCATCGGGCCGTAGGCCAGCACGGTGACGTCGGTGCCGGGCCGCACGACCCGGGCCGAGTGCAGGGGGTACGCGTCGGACAGCGGCGCGTCCAGGTCGACCTGGCCCTTCTCCCAGTAGCGCCGCTTGGGCTCCAGGAAGACGATCGGGTCGTCCGAGTAGATGGCCTGCTGGATCATCACGTACGCGTCCTGCGGGTTGGCGCAGGTCACCACCTTCAGGCCGGCGGTGTGCGCGAAGTACGCCTCCGGCGACTCGGAGTGGTGCTCGACCGCGCCGATGCCGCCGCCGAACGGGATCCGGATCACCATGGGGATGCTCAGCTTGCCGCCCGAGCGGTAGTGCATCTTCGCCACCTGCGACACGATCTGGTCGTACGCGGGGTAGACGAAGCCGTCGAACTGGATCTCGCAGACCGGTCGGTAGCCGCGGATGGCCAGACCGACAGCGGTGCCGATGATGCCGGACTCGGCCAACGGGGTGTCGATCACCCGCTGGTCGCCGAAGTCCTTCTGGAGACCGTCGGTGATCCGGAAGACGCCGCCGAGCTTGCCGACGTCCTCGCCCATGATGATGACCTTGGGGTCGTTCTCCAGGGCGCGGCGCAGACCGGTGTTGAGGGCCTTGCCGATGGTGAGCGTCTCCGTGGCCATCAGTGGGCGCTCCCCTCGAACGACTCCATGTAGCGGCTGAACTTCGCGCGCTGCTCGTCGAGCA comes from Micromonospora vinacea and encodes:
- a CDS encoding alpha-ketoacid dehydrogenase subunit beta, producing the protein MATETLTIGKALNTGLRRALENDPKVIIMGEDVGKLGGVFRITDGLQKDFGDQRVIDTPLAESGIIGTAVGLAIRGYRPVCEIQFDGFVYPAYDQIVSQVAKMHYRSGGKLSIPMVIRIPFGGGIGAVEHHSESPEAYFAHTAGLKVVTCANPQDAYVMIQQAIYSDDPIVFLEPKRRYWEKGQVDLDAPLSDAYPLHSARVVRPGTDVTVLAYGPMVRTCLEAATAAAEDGRELEVIDLRSLSPLDLTAAYESVKRTGRVVVVHEAPSNIGLGAELAARITEECFYSLESPVLRVTGFDTPYPASRVEEEYLPDLDRVLDAVDRTFGW